One window from the genome of Pedococcus badiiscoriae encodes:
- a CDS encoding peptidylprolyl isomerase, translating to MDVTLKTNHGDINVTLFPDHAPKTVKNFVGLAKGEQEYRDDAGRSNPTPFFDGLVFHRIIPGFMIQGGCPLGQGFGGPGYTFDDEISPDKDFTKPYMLAMANAGKRMGKGTNGSQFFITVGDTSWLQGKHTIFGEVADGPSREVVDKIAAVPTGANDKPVEDVVIESVVVND from the coding sequence ATGGACGTCACCCTCAAGACCAACCACGGCGACATCAACGTCACGCTGTTCCCCGACCACGCCCCGAAGACCGTCAAGAACTTCGTCGGACTGGCCAAGGGCGAGCAGGAGTACCGCGACGACGCCGGCCGATCCAACCCCACGCCGTTCTTCGACGGCCTGGTGTTCCACCGCATCATCCCCGGGTTCATGATCCAGGGTGGGTGCCCACTCGGTCAGGGCTTCGGTGGCCCGGGCTACACCTTCGACGACGAGATCAGTCCCGACAAGGACTTCACCAAGCCGTACATGCTCGCCATGGCCAACGCCGGCAAGCGAATGGGCAAGGGCACGAACGGGTCGCAGTTCTTCATCACCGTCGGCGACACGAGCTGGCTCCAGGGCAAGCACACGATCTTCGGCGAGGTGGCCGACGGTCCGAGCCGCGAGGTCGTCGACAAGATCGCGGCCGTGCCGACCGGCGCGAACGACAAGCCGGTCGAGGACGTTGTCATCGAGTCGGTCGTCGTCAACGACTGA
- a CDS encoding cell division protein CrgA, whose product MPESKGRAKRVYTPPSKPAKAKVGNPPWFVPVMLTLMVLGLLWIVVFYITSQRFPVESLGRWNLGIGFGLMISGFAMTTRWR is encoded by the coding sequence GTGCCTGAGTCCAAGGGTCGCGCCAAGCGCGTCTACACCCCGCCCAGCAAGCCCGCGAAGGCGAAGGTGGGCAACCCGCCCTGGTTCGTGCCGGTGATGCTGACCCTCATGGTCCTCGGCCTCCTGTGGATCGTCGTCTTCTACATCACCAGCCAGCGGTTCCCCGTGGAGTCGCTCGGTCGCTGGAACCTCGGCATCGGCTTCGGCCTGATGATCTCCGGGTTCGCGATGACGACCCGCTGGCGCTGA
- a CDS encoding MauE/DoxX family redox-associated membrane protein, translating to MWNLAAGPFLAAAGLLVLAGVPKVRDPLPLVRSLRAAGMPAGRALVRVLAVVEIGVGSWGVVAPGRLSAALVATAYLVFTAFVVRVLSRGGVLGSCGCFGKPDTPATRTHAALTGVAALAALAVALDPPTGAWSGVDAAALTTVGLAGVIGFLAWQVMAVLPTTSPAAVRSTVPPTSRVRPGDTA from the coding sequence ATGTGGAACTTGGCCGCGGGACCGTTCCTCGCTGCGGCGGGGCTCCTCGTGCTGGCTGGGGTCCCCAAGGTCCGTGACCCCCTCCCGCTCGTGCGGTCGCTGCGCGCCGCAGGGATGCCGGCCGGTCGCGCGCTGGTCCGAGTCTTAGCCGTGGTCGAGATCGGCGTGGGCAGCTGGGGCGTGGTCGCGCCGGGCAGGCTCAGCGCCGCCCTGGTGGCCACGGCATACCTCGTCTTCACGGCCTTCGTCGTCCGCGTCCTCTCGCGCGGGGGCGTGCTCGGGTCGTGCGGCTGCTTCGGCAAGCCGGACACCCCCGCGACCCGGACCCACGCCGCCCTGACCGGCGTTGCGGCCCTCGCCGCGCTCGCCGTCGCCCTGGACCCCCCGACCGGAGCCTGGTCAGGCGTCGACGCGGCCGCCCTCACGACCGTCGGGCTCGCGGGCGTGATCGGGTTCCTCGCCTGGCAGGTGATGGCCGTGCTGCCGACCACGTCCCCCGCAGCCGTCCGCAGCACCGTCCCCCCGACCTCCCGCGTCCGACCTGGAGACACCGCCTGA
- a CDS encoding class E sortase produces the protein MKVARWTVGVVGDVLVTAGLLLLLFVGWQLWWTDVTANRAQEATVTRLTRDFAAAPTPGEQPRAVPFGTAFAIVRIPRFGAQYARPLLEGTTRDVLQNGIGHYVGTAGPGAVGNFAIAGHRTTYGRPFHDIDTLRPGDLVVIETRTAYSVYAVKRHEIVAPTDVKVIDPVPDQPGVTPTERWLTMTACHPKYSAAQRYVVFAQLVKTYPHAAGLPAGTLAAPKGA, from the coding sequence ATGAAGGTCGCCCGCTGGACGGTGGGTGTCGTCGGCGACGTGTTGGTCACGGCGGGGCTGCTGCTGCTGCTCTTCGTCGGCTGGCAGCTGTGGTGGACCGACGTGACGGCCAACCGGGCCCAGGAGGCCACGGTCACGAGGCTGACCCGCGACTTCGCGGCGGCGCCGACCCCCGGCGAGCAGCCCAGGGCCGTGCCGTTCGGCACTGCGTTCGCGATCGTGCGGATCCCGCGGTTCGGGGCGCAGTACGCCCGCCCCCTGCTCGAGGGCACCACGCGCGACGTCCTGCAGAACGGCATCGGCCACTACGTGGGGACGGCGGGTCCGGGCGCGGTGGGCAACTTCGCGATCGCCGGGCACCGCACGACCTACGGGCGACCGTTCCACGACATCGACACGCTGCGCCCCGGTGACCTCGTCGTGATCGAGACCAGGACGGCATACAGCGTGTATGCCGTGAAGCGGCACGAGATCGTCGCGCCGACCGACGTGAAGGTGATCGACCCGGTCCCCGACCAGCCGGGCGTGACGCCGACCGAGCGCTGGCTCACGATGACCGCCTGCCACCCGAAGTACAGCGCGGCCCAGCGCTACGTCGTGTTCGCGCAGCTGGTGAAGACCTACCCCCACGCCGCGGGCCTGCCCGCCGGCACGCTCGCCGCCCCGAAGGGAGCCTGA
- a CDS encoding aminodeoxychorismate/anthranilate synthase component II, which yields MTRILVVDNYDSFVFTIVGYLQQLGAECEVVRNDAVRPPDGAEFDGVLISPGPGTPQEAGVSMAMIEACGERAQPMLGVCLGHQALGVVTGAIVGRAPELLHGKTSRVVHDDTGVLEGLPSPFTATRYHSLTIDPSTVPETLVANGHTESGIIMAARHRDLPLHGVQFHPESVLTEGGHRILANWLVLCGLDDAVTRSAGLSPLVHDAEGVARAVAAG from the coding sequence ATGACCCGCATCCTCGTCGTCGACAACTACGACAGCTTCGTCTTCACGATCGTCGGCTACCTCCAGCAGCTCGGTGCGGAGTGCGAGGTGGTCCGCAACGACGCCGTGCGTCCCCCCGATGGTGCCGAGTTCGACGGCGTGCTGATCTCGCCCGGGCCGGGGACCCCGCAGGAGGCGGGCGTCTCGATGGCGATGATCGAGGCCTGCGGCGAGCGCGCCCAGCCGATGCTCGGCGTGTGCCTGGGTCACCAGGCCCTCGGGGTCGTGACGGGGGCCATCGTCGGGCGGGCGCCGGAGCTGCTGCACGGCAAGACGTCCCGGGTGGTGCACGACGACACGGGCGTGCTCGAGGGGCTCCCGTCCCCGTTCACCGCGACGCGGTACCACTCGCTGACGATCGACCCTTCGACGGTGCCTGAGACGCTGGTCGCCAACGGGCACACGGAGTCCGGGATCATCATGGCCGCGCGCCACCGCGACCTCCCCCTGCACGGGGTGCAGTTCCACCCGGAGAGCGTGCTGACCGAGGGTGGGCACCGCATCCTCGCCAACTGGCTGGTCCTGTGCGGCCTGGACGACGCGGTCACGCGGTCCGCCGGGCTCAGCCCGCTGGTGCACGACGCCGAGGGCGTGGCCCGGGCCGTCGCCGCGGGCTAG
- the pknB gene encoding Stk1 family PASTA domain-containing Ser/Thr kinase encodes MTAPRLLGGRYEVGELLGRGGMAEVHLGHDTRLSRPVAIKMLRSDLARDPAFLARFRREAQSAAGLNHASIVAVYDSGEDYATETGGASVPVPFIVMEHVEGQTLRELLNDSSPLAPAEAARITEGVLDALAYSHHMGIVHRDIKPANVMIGPQGQIKVMDFGIARAVADANATMTQTQAVIGTAQYLSPEQAQGHHVDARSDLYSTGCLLFELLTGRPPFQADSPVAIAYQHVGQPPPRPSTLHPGIDHSLDAVVLHALAKDREARYQDATSFRADLQAARLGRPISAAARGTAAGAADATVALAPVGAAAATTALPVAGTYAGPPAAVGSNTATLPAIGHDPDDEPRKRRGLAYFLLVLAVLGALAVIFVAGKALIDRPGQNQPKVAVPSVIDLPVATAEAKLRAIGLVPVASSVASPKEVGLVVDQTPGAAEMVATGSKVTISVSGGPDTVDLPDLKGFTKDEAATRLADLNLKVGTIKEVDDTGLDKGKVASTSPASGGAVPVGSAVDLNVSSGKVTVPDVVGKTRNEAADLLGQVGLSVKTTYVDSTQPENTVLKQSIKATTKVNDGSTITLTIAQPPPPTPTTTTAPPTTSAGPTLPTVTTTTLP; translated from the coding sequence GTGACTGCACCACGCCTGCTCGGGGGACGCTACGAGGTCGGGGAGCTCCTCGGCCGCGGTGGCATGGCCGAGGTCCACCTCGGGCACGACACCCGTCTCTCGCGTCCCGTGGCGATCAAGATGCTGCGCTCCGACCTCGCCCGGGACCCGGCGTTCCTGGCCCGGTTCCGCCGTGAGGCCCAGTCCGCCGCGGGCCTCAACCACGCCTCGATCGTCGCGGTCTACGACTCGGGGGAGGACTACGCCACCGAGACCGGCGGCGCCAGCGTGCCCGTCCCGTTCATCGTCATGGAGCACGTCGAGGGACAGACCCTGCGCGAGCTGCTCAATGACAGCTCACCACTGGCACCGGCTGAGGCCGCGCGGATCACCGAGGGCGTGCTGGACGCCCTCGCCTACAGCCACCACATGGGCATCGTGCACCGCGACATCAAGCCTGCCAACGTCATGATCGGTCCCCAGGGACAGATCAAGGTGATGGACTTCGGTATCGCCCGCGCGGTCGCCGACGCCAACGCGACGATGACCCAGACCCAGGCCGTCATCGGCACGGCGCAGTACCTCTCCCCGGAGCAGGCACAGGGCCACCACGTCGACGCCCGGTCCGACCTCTACTCCACCGGCTGCCTGCTGTTCGAGCTGCTGACGGGGCGCCCGCCGTTCCAGGCCGACTCCCCGGTGGCGATCGCCTACCAGCACGTCGGGCAGCCCCCGCCGCGTCCCTCGACCCTGCACCCGGGCATCGACCACAGCCTGGACGCCGTGGTCCTGCACGCCCTGGCCAAGGACCGCGAGGCGCGGTACCAGGACGCCACCTCCTTCCGCGCCGACCTCCAGGCCGCGCGCCTGGGGCGACCGATCAGCGCGGCCGCCCGGGGCACTGCCGCCGGCGCCGCCGACGCGACGGTGGCCCTCGCACCGGTGGGCGCTGCCGCAGCCACCACGGCACTCCCGGTCGCCGGGACGTATGCCGGCCCGCCGGCCGCCGTGGGCTCCAACACCGCCACCCTCCCCGCCATCGGTCACGACCCGGACGACGAACCACGCAAGCGTCGTGGGCTGGCGTACTTCCTGCTCGTCCTGGCCGTGCTCGGGGCCCTCGCGGTGATCTTCGTGGCCGGCAAGGCCTTGATCGACCGCCCCGGGCAGAACCAGCCGAAGGTCGCGGTCCCGTCGGTGATCGACCTGCCCGTCGCCACGGCCGAGGCCAAGCTCCGCGCCATCGGCCTGGTGCCGGTGGCGAGCTCCGTGGCGAGCCCCAAGGAGGTCGGCCTCGTCGTCGACCAGACTCCCGGGGCCGCCGAGATGGTGGCGACGGGGTCGAAGGTCACCATCAGCGTTTCCGGCGGTCCCGACACCGTCGACCTGCCAGACCTCAAGGGCTTCACCAAGGACGAGGCGGCCACCCGGCTGGCCGATCTGAACCTGAAGGTGGGGACCATCAAGGAGGTCGACGACACCGGGCTCGACAAGGGCAAGGTCGCCTCGACCTCGCCCGCGTCCGGCGGTGCCGTGCCGGTGGGCTCTGCCGTCGACCTGAACGTGTCCTCGGGCAAGGTCACCGTGCCCGACGTCGTGGGCAAGACCCGGAACGAGGCGGCCGACCTGCTCGGCCAGGTCGGCCTGAGTGTGAAGACGACCTACGTCGACAGCACCCAGCCGGAGAACACCGTGCTCAAGCAGAGCATCAAGGCCACGACGAAGGTCAACGACGGATCCACCATCACCCTGACCATCGCGCAGCCACCACCCCCGACCCCGACGACGACCACCGCACCCCCGACGACCAGCGCGGGCCCCACCCTGCCCACCGTCACGACGACGACGCTCCCGTAG
- a CDS encoding protein kinase domain-containing protein gives MTYETGQVLAGRYRLVERIALGGMGEVWRAHDQTLDREVAVKVLLPASAQDEGFLERFRAEARHSGGLTHPNIGTVHDFGEEDGSAFLVMELLQGEPLSTLIRERAPMPQGEVTDILYQAALALQAAHDADVVHRDVKPANIVVDANGYAKLTDFGIARALNEAPLTQTGEVLGTPHYLAPEQAKGEPAGPLSDVYALAVVGYEMITGQRPFSGETMVTTALAHVSQPAPQLSDEVEEPLRTTVMAALAKDPSLRPQSAAAFAEALRLPPGEVPSHLVAGAMAAVSPVIVGVPADLGPEGTLPTSVMLATTIVGAGGAPAGVGITPISGTTAGQDPDAAVHDTRRPAWLIPAAVALLVLLIVLVAMALSSRGSTAAPVNRGAITRTTPATSGTTQATAPTTTPTVKPSTATTTTASRPSVAIATPMPHKPAHAGHGKGKGGKKK, from the coding sequence GTGACCTACGAGACCGGACAGGTGCTGGCCGGCCGTTACCGGCTCGTCGAGCGCATTGCCCTCGGCGGCATGGGTGAGGTGTGGCGGGCCCACGACCAGACCCTCGATCGCGAGGTCGCCGTCAAGGTCCTGCTGCCTGCCAGCGCCCAGGACGAGGGCTTCCTCGAGCGCTTCCGTGCCGAGGCGCGACACAGCGGCGGGCTGACCCACCCCAACATCGGGACGGTCCACGACTTCGGCGAGGAGGACGGCAGTGCCTTCCTCGTCATGGAGCTCCTGCAGGGAGAACCCCTGTCGACGCTGATCCGCGAGCGCGCCCCGATGCCCCAGGGCGAGGTCACCGACATCCTGTACCAGGCAGCGCTGGCCCTGCAGGCCGCGCACGACGCCGATGTGGTCCACCGGGACGTCAAGCCCGCCAACATCGTGGTCGACGCGAACGGCTACGCCAAGCTCACCGACTTCGGGATCGCCCGCGCCCTCAACGAGGCACCCCTCACGCAGACCGGGGAGGTCCTGGGCACGCCCCACTACCTCGCGCCCGAGCAGGCCAAGGGCGAGCCGGCGGGTCCGCTGAGCGACGTCTACGCGCTGGCCGTCGTGGGCTACGAGATGATCACCGGTCAGCGACCGTTCTCCGGCGAGACGATGGTGACCACCGCGCTGGCGCACGTCAGCCAACCCGCGCCGCAGCTCTCCGACGAGGTCGAGGAACCCCTGCGCACCACCGTCATGGCGGCGCTGGCCAAGGACCCGTCGCTGCGACCGCAGAGCGCAGCGGCGTTCGCCGAGGCGCTCAGGCTCCCCCCTGGAGAGGTGCCCAGCCACCTGGTCGCGGGCGCGATGGCGGCGGTGTCACCGGTCATCGTCGGTGTCCCTGCCGACCTCGGGCCGGAGGGGACCCTGCCGACCTCCGTCATGCTGGCCACGACGATCGTCGGCGCGGGGGGCGCCCCGGCAGGCGTCGGCATCACGCCGATCTCTGGCACCACGGCCGGGCAGGACCCGGACGCGGCTGTGCACGACACCCGTCGGCCTGCGTGGCTGATCCCCGCGGCCGTGGCACTCCTCGTCCTGCTCATCGTCCTCGTGGCGATGGCCCTGAGCAGCCGCGGATCGACGGCGGCGCCAGTCAACCGGGGCGCCATCACCCGCACCACACCAGCCACCTCGGGCACGACACAGGCCACGGCACCGACCACGACACCGACTGTGAAACCGTCCACAGCGACCACGACCACGGCCAGCCGGCCCTCCGTGGCCATCGCCACTCCCATGCCGCACAAACCCGCCCACGCGGGCCACGGCAAGGGCAAGGGGGGAAAGAAGAAGTGA
- a CDS encoding DUF881 domain-containing protein: MVDQRLTWLTRRPTPWSALVPLVALGAGLLFALSATTARGTDLRSSGGDLPGLIRQQTRQNTVVARRLAQLRAEVDRLSRQRAPGDLRITQLTTQADKLALAAGTQAVAGPTVRVSLTDAKNVPSVLPDGISVDDYVVHQQDVQAVVNALWQGGAEAMMLMDQRIISTSAVRCVGNTLILQGRVYSPPYVITAIGSQDNLRAALDRSPAVTIYRQWVGAVGVGFDVRTSAQQTFPAYAGSINLQHARAGR, encoded by the coding sequence ATGGTGGACCAGCGGCTGACGTGGCTGACGCGGCGCCCCACCCCCTGGTCAGCCCTGGTTCCGCTGGTGGCGCTGGGTGCAGGGCTCCTCTTCGCCCTCAGTGCGACCACGGCCCGAGGGACTGACCTGCGCTCGTCGGGCGGTGACCTCCCGGGCCTGATCCGGCAGCAGACCCGCCAGAACACCGTCGTCGCGCGTCGGCTCGCGCAGCTGCGCGCGGAGGTCGACCGGCTCTCCAGGCAGCGGGCCCCCGGAGACCTGCGCATCACCCAGCTGACCACTCAGGCCGACAAGCTGGCGCTGGCGGCCGGCACCCAGGCGGTCGCGGGTCCCACCGTGCGGGTGTCGCTGACCGATGCCAAGAACGTCCCCTCAGTCCTGCCGGACGGCATCTCGGTGGACGACTACGTGGTCCACCAGCAGGACGTCCAGGCCGTCGTCAACGCACTGTGGCAGGGAGGTGCCGAGGCGATGATGCTGATGGACCAGCGGATCATCTCCACCAGCGCCGTCCGATGCGTCGGCAACACCCTCATCCTCCAGGGGCGGGTCTACTCCCCTCCGTACGTGATCACCGCCATCGGCAGCCAGGACAACCTCAGGGCTGCCCTCGACCGCAGCCCCGCGGTCACCATCTACCGACAGTGGGTGGGGGCCGTCGGCGTCGGGTTCGACGTGCGGACCAGCGCCCAGCAGACCTTCCCCGCGTACGCCGGCTCGATCAACCTCCAGCACGCCAGGGCGGGACGATGA
- a CDS encoding rhomboid family intramembrane serine protease has product MSEPTAYPQQQTTPVCPRHPDRVSYVRCQRCSRPVCPECQRPAAVGVQCVDCVKEQAKTVRTARTVFGGNVTDTPVVSYAIIAICALVFVLQTARPGVSGDISFVPYLGKSQPWRFITSAFAHATITHILFNMLALWMVGAQYLERLLGRARYAAVYLVSAIGGSSCYLLLSPAVPFDELNPSSWYIGAVGASGAVFGLFGALLVLNRHLGRSSAGMYATIGINAVIGFVVPGIAWQAHLGGLLTGAAVAGVIAATSSRETRRWQWPGVALVLLVVVAVAIGKYATAPASLLG; this is encoded by the coding sequence ATGAGTGAGCCCACGGCATACCCGCAGCAGCAGACGACACCGGTCTGCCCGCGGCACCCCGACCGGGTCTCGTACGTGCGCTGTCAGCGGTGTTCGCGACCGGTCTGCCCAGAGTGCCAGCGACCCGCGGCGGTCGGCGTCCAGTGCGTCGACTGCGTGAAGGAGCAGGCGAAGACGGTCCGCACCGCGCGGACCGTCTTCGGCGGCAACGTCACCGACACCCCTGTGGTGTCGTACGCGATCATCGCGATCTGTGCACTGGTCTTCGTGCTGCAGACGGCCCGGCCGGGCGTCAGTGGCGACATCTCGTTCGTGCCCTACCTCGGCAAGAGCCAGCCCTGGCGGTTCATCACCTCAGCATTCGCCCACGCGACGATCACGCACATCCTGTTCAACATGCTCGCGCTGTGGATGGTGGGCGCCCAGTACCTCGAGCGGCTGCTCGGTCGCGCGCGGTATGCCGCGGTCTACCTCGTCAGCGCCATCGGCGGCTCGTCGTGCTACCTGCTGCTGTCGCCGGCGGTTCCCTTCGACGAGCTCAACCCCAGCTCCTGGTACATCGGCGCCGTGGGTGCGTCGGGGGCCGTCTTCGGTCTGTTCGGCGCGCTCCTCGTGCTCAACCGGCACCTCGGGCGGTCCTCGGCCGGCATGTACGCGACGATCGGCATCAACGCGGTCATCGGCTTCGTGGTGCCCGGCATCGCGTGGCAGGCCCACCTCGGTGGCCTGCTCACCGGGGCTGCTGTTGCCGGGGTCATCGCGGCGACCTCCTCGCGGGAGACGCGACGCTGGCAGTGGCCCGGGGTGGCCCTGGTGCTGCTCGTCGTGGTGGCCGTCGCGATCGGCAAGTACGCCACGGCGCCGGCATCGCTGCTGGGCTGA